From the Paenibacillus sp. R14(2021) genome, the window CCCCCACGAGCTGCGGTGATTGATGGACTGGGCGGCTTCCCCGCGAAGCGAGCTGTAGATCATATGGCCGCCGAGCAGAAGCAATAAGCCTCCAGCCGCCGAGGTTGCCACGCTCCCGAGCAGGGCCCCGACGTAGTTACCCATAAAGATGCCCATCAGCGGCATAATGATGTGAAAAATTGCAATAATGGCGCTCAGCTTGAGAATTTCCAGCATCCGTATGCCTTTGAGCCCGATACCCACGCCAAGGGAAAAAGCATCCATGCCGAGCGCTACCGCGATAATGATCAGCGTAAGCAGCTGCCCGGTATCCATGCCCGCCTCCAACATTCCACTCACTCCTTGTCCGCTATCTCCTCCAAGCATATGCGGACAAGATTGGAAAGATGACCCAGAGGCGGGACAAGGCGGCTGGGCTGGGAGACGCCGAAGTGCGAGGGAATGGCCCCCCCCGGCGGTTTGCGCTCAGGGCAGCATTGCAGGCACGCGATTGCGGCGCATCAGCCTGAGCCTCGGATGCGCGGGCGGCCCAGGCGGGCGAGGTCTGCCGCCCGCTAGACCTCGATGACCGCGTGGCCGGCGGCTTTGGCCAAGCGGTTCATCAGCGCGTGCCCGATGCCTTGCTCGGGGCACGTCTCGGCCCAGATGCGCTGAATGCCCTGCGCATCGAACTCGCGCAGCGAGGCGTATAAGCCGTGCGCGACGGAATCAAGCCGCGCGAGGCTGCCGACGACGAGCACGCAGTCGGCGTCGTACCGAGCGGCATGCTCGGCGAAGGCGAGCACGCCCGTGCGCTCGCCGTTCTTGCGCGCCTCGCGGACCTGCGCCCCGATCCAGGCGGAGACCGCTTCGGCGTCGCCTTTGACCAGCTGCATGAGCCCTTGCGGCGCGTAATGCGCGTATTTCATGCCGGGCGAGCGGGGCGCTTGCGCGTCTGCCGCGTTCGAGCTGCTCTCCGGCGCGGCAACCGCGTCGTAGACGACCTCAGCGCCTGCTTCCCGCAGGGCTTCAGCGGTGACCCCGCCCGGACGCAGCATGCGAACCGTTCCGCCGTCCACGATCTCGACGACGGTGGATTCCAAGCCGACACCCGCTGCCCCGCCGTCGACGATGCCGTCGATGCGGCCGTCCAGATCGTCGCGTACATGCGAAGCCAGCGTTGGGCTCGGGCGGCCCGAACGGTTCGCGCTCGGCGCGGCGAGCGGGCAGCCCGACGCCGCAATCAGCGCAAGCGCGACGGGATGCGCGGGCATCCGCACCGCAACGGTGTCCAGCCCGGCGGTCACACGCGGCGATACCGCCCCGGGCTTCACCGGCAGCACGAACGTGAGCGGCCCCGGCCAGAAGCGGTCCATGAGCCGTCCGGCCAGCTGCGCGGCAGCTTCGGTTGCGAGCGGCTCCGTCAATTCCGCGAGCTGCGCACGGTCCGCGATATGAACGATAAGCGGATTGTCGGACGGCCTGCCCTTAGCCTCGAAAATCCGTTCCACCGCTTCCGTGCGCCGCGCGTCTGCTCCCAGACCGTACACGGTTTCCGTCGGAAAGGCTACGGTTCCGCCAGACTTAAGCCGTTCCGCTGCGGGCTTCAACTGCTCGCGATCCGGCGAATGGCTGTCTACATGCCAATTGGTTGTGTTTCGTACAGGTATCTTCATCGCTTCACTTCTCTGCTTCCCCGGCTTCTGCAAAAATTTGCGTCGTTTTTAATTTCTATTATAGCATACGCCATCCAGCATGAAACGAAGCCGCAGCCGCCTATCCTTGCAGCAAACGCCGATTGCGCGGCATCGCCAGCAATTCCACGAAAAACCAAGCTCTGCCCCCGTGTATGCGGTTAAATTGAGCCCAGCGGCCCGCTGTCACGATTCGCTTGCATTGACGGCGGGAGGCCGCAGCAGTATGATTTCATTTGTCCCTTTTTATTATGTCAATATAGACATATAGTAAATTTGAACGGAGGCTTACTTCTATGCAATCGTCCGAACCACAGAAGCAGATCCGCATTTTGCCGATCATGATTGCCGTTTTCTTCGGCAGCTTCGTGTCGGTCCTTAATGTCAGTACGATCAATATCGCGATTCCCGTGCTCACGAATCAATTCCACACGGAGCTAAGTACCGTGCAGTGGACACTCACCGGCTTCCTGCTCGCCATGGGCACGTTCGCCCCGATTACCGGGTATTTCGGCGAAAGGTTCAGCTATAAGCGGCTGTTTATTTTCGCGATGTCCGGGTTCACGCTCACAAGTGTTTTGTGCGCGCTGGCTTGGAACGCAGAATCGCTCATTGCTTTTCGCATTTTGCAAGGCGCGTTCACCGGCATGGTCTCGCCGATTACGATGGCGATCGTCTACCAAATCATCCCTCGCGAGAAGCAAGCCATGGCCATCAGCTTCTGGGCCGCTTCGGCCATGCTTGCGCCGGCGCTCGGACCCACGTACGCGGGCTGGCTGCTGGACAATATGAGCTGGCAGTGGCTGTTCTGGTTCAACGTACCGATCGCAGTTGCCGGCATCGCGCTGATCATGGCGTATATTCCTTACTATCGGCTTAATGTGCCGAAGAAATTCGATCTGATCGGCTTCATCACCGTCATCATCAGCAGCTCCACGCTGCTTGTTGCGCTGTCGCACGGCCGCGAGTGGGGCTGGTCATCCTGGCAGACGCTGACGTTGTTCATCTGCGGCATCGTCTTCTTAATCCTGTTCATCTGGCGCGAGCTGACGGCAGAGACGCCGCTGCTCAATCTGCGCGTGCTTGCGATCAGCCGCTATTCCATCGCGCTCGTCGTTTCCAGCATCATTACGATCAGCCTGTACTCTGGTACGTTCCTAACCCCGGTCTTCCTGCAAAATATCCAGCAGGTTACGCCGCTCGAAACGGGCCTGATCCTGCTCCCCGCGTCGCTTGCGATGGCGCTCATGATGCCGTTCGTTGGAAAACTCTATACGTTGACGAGTCCGCGCGTCCTGCTTTCGATCGGCATATTGCTGATGGCCGCAGGCACGCTGCCGCTCAGCTGGCTGAGCGTCGATATTTCACACAAGTACATCGTATTCTGTATGGTGATCCGCAATATTGGCATCTCGTTTTCCATGATGCCTGCCAGCAACGCGGGCATGCAAGCCGTGCCGAAGCATCTGAGCGGCCACGCATCGTCCCTGAACAACTGGGTGCGCAACGTATTTGGTTCCTTCTCCATCGCCGTATTCACCTCCCTGCTTTCTTCGCGGGCCGTGCATCATGCGCAGGACTTCGTCAAAGCCGGCGTGAAGGATCAAGCGCATATCCGCGTGATGTCCTTCACGATGAGCGTGAACGACGTGTATTTCATTGCCATGCTGATCGTGCTCGTCGCACTGCCGGTCTGCTTGTTCCTTCCACGGCTGAAGCCGCAAGAGGAGAAGCTCGAGAAGGCTGCTTAAATCCGCCTCGGAGACTCTGTACATCAGTTGAGTATAGGCGAATGGCTGTCCCTATCACTGCGTTTACCCGGTTGGCTGCAAATAAAGGCTCATTCGCACAGGATGCGAGTGAGCCTTTATGGTATATAGGCCAGGTAGTTGTTTAACCTCTGCCGATCCGGATTAGAACAGATGCTTGAAGAAGCTGAAGATGGATTTGATAAGCTCCCACAGGAAAAACTTCACTTCCGGCTGCTTAGGCGTGCTCTCCTGTTCGGCTTTGGCAGGCTGCACTGCAGCTGCACTCTTCGAAACCGAAGCGGAAGGCTTGGAGACATTTGCCGTTTTGGCGCCGGAATCGGTTTGTTTGTCGCCAGCCTTAACTGCTGCTGCCGTCGCTGCCGAGGCAGCAGGGGTCGACGCTTCACCGCTTACCGCGTCCACGAAGCAGAGCGGCGGGAACAAGACGCACCACCAATTCTGACCGGCGCCGGCGCCTAAGGTGATGCGAAGCGCTTCGTAGTTGCCTGCCGGGTAAACCTGAGTTCCGTATATTTTAGTCGGAAACGGCACGATGCCGAGCTCCGCGTGATAGCCGTATTGAAAACCGCGCGCTTGCAGCTTGGCGGCAATGATCGCTTCGATGTCGCTCATATGCGAGCGGATCGTGCTGCGGGCTTCCACGATCGTTTGGGGACCTGTTACCCACTTGTTCATCTCGGCAACGACAGCGTCGCGCACCTCGCGTTTGACCGCTTGATCGGACGCGCTGTCGGAATTGGCCAGAATCCGCAGACGGATGGATTCCGCAGGGATGCTTCCGCCGGCAATCGCCGCGTCGGCGCGCTGGCTTTCCCAGCTCATAAGAAGGATCGCTGCAATCAGCAGCACATAGCCATAAACAGGACGATAAGGAAAACGGGAATAAGTGCGAATCATGACACAAGCTCCTTTGTGGCACCCGTCGGTGCGGCGGCTTGCGTTCCGGAACGATTATATCCCCAGTATGTCCGGTGTCGGCAGTCTGTAAACCTAGCAGGCTATTAAAAAAATTGCAAGAAGGAAGAGAGAAGCAAAGGAAGGCGTCCGTAAGCGGGACGCCTTCCTTTGTAAGGCCGATCTATGATTTATGGCTACTCCACTGCCAGCACGTGACGGTCGATTCCGGCGTAATCGGTGATGATGCGTACTTCGCGCCATGCGCCGATGCCGCGGAGCAGGTCCGCGACGGCTTCCGCTTGGCCGATGCCCAGCTCGAAGCCGACGATGCGCGGCATCGCGGAGAGCAGCGCGAGCTGCTCCGCCATGCGCCGGTACGGCGTCAAGCCGTCGTCGCCGCCGTCCAGCGCGAGACGCGGCTCATGATCGCGTACCTCCGGCTGCAGGCCGGCAATATCGCCCGCCGGGATATACGGCGGGTTCGAGACCAATACGTCGATGCGCAGGCCGGCAACGCCCCCGGCCCCGCCATCGTGCGCTCCGGGCCGCGGCTGCGCGAACGGCCCGAGCAGGTCGCCCTGCACGAACGTCATGCGCGCCGCCGCATCATGGCGCGCCGCGTTCGCGCGAGCAACCTCAAGCGCGTCCGGCGACAAATCGGACGCGCAAACCCGCCACCCTGGACGCAGCGCCGCAAGCGTCACGCCGATGGCGCCGCTGCCCGTGCCGACATCGACAACCGTCGGCACGGTACGCTCTCCCGCCGCAGCCGCTCCGCGCATACTGCTCGCCCCTGCTGCCCCACCCAGCGGTAGTACGCCGTTTCCATCCGCTGCCGTGCCTGCCGCCTCCGGCCACAACCGGTCGGCCGCCTCCAGCACCGCTTCAACGAGCAGCTCCGTTTCCGGCCGCGGAATAAGCACCGCCGGCGTCACCGTATACGGCAAGCCGTAGAACCACTGCTCGCCGATCAAATACTGCACCGGCTCGCCCGCCGCTTTGCGCGCGATCAGGGCCTCCCACACCGCCAGCTGCTCCGGCGGAAACGGCTCCGTCCAGTCGCGCAGCAATGCCGCGCGGTCCAGCCCCAGCACATGCAGGAGCAGCAGCTCCGCATTATTGCGCGGCTCCATAATGCCGCGCGCCTTCAGCAGGGAAGCCGCGCGCACGCAGGCTTCTCCGATCGTCAAGGGCTGCGGCGGTCCCGCAGCGCCGATCCCTATATTCTTATGCTCCGCCATCCGCGCAGCACCTCCCTATGTCGCTGTTCATGCTTAACTGAAATTGCCACCGCACCTGCTTCATCCTGCGACTAACACCCATTATGCCGCAAAAACGGGAGCGCCCCAAGGCAGCTCCCGTTTGTTTGGTTCAAACCCGCGTTCACGCAGGCACGCTGTTGTTCCAGCTTTGCGTTTAACCTTACGCCAGGTTTTCCCGCTCCATCAATTCCGTCTGCGCCGTCAGCGTCAGTGCATTAATGATCTCGCCCATGTCGCCGTTCAGCACGGAATCCAGCTTATGCAGCGTGAGGCCGATACGGTGATCCGTCACCCGGCTTTGCGGGTAGTTGTACGTGCGGATCCGCTCGCTGCGGTCGCCTGTGCCGACTTTGCTCTTGCGTTCTCCGGCGTATTTGGCTTCTTCTTCTTGACGGCGCAGATCGGAGATACGGGCGCGAAGCACTTGAAGCGCCTTGGCCTTGTTCTCGTTCTGGGACTTGCCGTCCTGACATTGCGCCATGATGCCCGTCGGCACATGAAGCACGCGAACCGCGGACTTCGTCGTATTAACAGACTGTCCGCCCGCGCCGCTGGAGCAATACGTGTCGACGCGAATATCTTTATCCAAGATTTCGATCTCGACCTCTTCAACCTCCGGCATAACGGCTACCGTCGACGTAGACGTATGGATCCGGCCGCCGGACTCTGTCACCGGGATACGCTGTACGCGGTGCGCGCCGCTCTCGAATTTCAGCTTGCTGTACGCACCTTTACCCGTGACCATGAAAATAACCTCTTTAAACCCGCCAAGATCGCTCTCGCTGGCTTCCATGAGCTCGATTCTCCAGCCTTGGGTGTCCGCAAATTTCATGTACATGCGGTACAAATCAGATGCAAACAGGGCAGCTTCGTCCCCGCCCGCCGCACCGCGGATCTCCACGATGACGTTCTTGTCGTCGTTCGGGTCCTTCGGCAGCAGAAGCACTTGAATGACTTCTTCCAGTTCTGTTTTGCGCGTGCTCAGTTCATCGATTTCCATCTTCACCATTTCACGCATTTCATCGTCGAGCTTCTCGTTCTGCATGACTTTCGCATCGTCAAGCTGCTCGGATACTTGCTTGTATTCCGTATATGCTTCGTAAACGGGCTGCAAATCTGACTGCTCCTTGGAGAAGTCGCGCAGGCGCTTCGGATCACTTGCCACATCCGGATCGCACAACAGCTCGCTCAGCTTCTCATACCGGTCAGCGAGTGCTTGTAAACGGTCCAACACTGTCATTCACCTCTACTTTAGAATAAATCCAATGATCGTATGTTTAGTATAACATAACGCACGCCATTCCATAAACGTGACAATTTTGGAGAATATGCTGACTACAGCCCGCTTCGCCAGCCCTTGCCAGCCTATGGCGAAGAGGACCCGGCCGCCCGAGTCCCCTTCCTTTCCGATCGCTATACGTTGAAGCGGAAGTGCATCACGTCGCCGTCCTGCACCACATATTCTTTGCCTTCAAGGCGAAGCTGTCCGCGCTCTTTGGCCGCATTCATGGAGCCCGCCGCCATCAGGTCGTCGTAGGAAACCACTTCCGCGCGAATAAAGCCGCGTTCAAAATCCGTATGAATGACGCCGGCTGCCTGCGGAGCCTTCATCCCTTGGCGAATCGTCCATGCGCGCACTTCCTGCACGCCGGCCGTAAAGTACGTGTACAGACCAAGCAGCTTGTAAGCTGCGCGGATCAGGCGGTTCAAGCCGGATTCCGTCAGGCCCAGCTCAGCCAAGAACATTTCTTTGTCCTCGCCCTCCAGCTCGGCAATCTCGGACTCCACTTTGGCACTGATCGGCACCACTTCGGCGCCTTCTGCTTTGGCGAATTCGCGAACGAGATCAACAAAGCTGTTGCCGTCGGAGTTCGCAGCTTCGCCTTCGCTTACGTTGGCCGCATACAGCACAGGCTTCATCGTCAGCAGGTGAAGATCACGGACGATCGCCTTCTCTTCCTCGGAGAGTTCCAGGCTGCGCGCAGGCTGATCATTATAGAGCGCTTCTTTGATCCGTTCCAGCGTTTCCACCTCTTGCACGACCTTCTTGTCGCCGCCCTTAAGGTTTTTGCGGGAACGCTCGATTTTGCGGTCAACGGAGTCGATGTCCGCGAGGATCAGCTCGAGGTTGATTGTGTTGATGTCGCCGATGGGATCGACTTTGCCCGTTACGTGCGTGATGTTGTCGTCTTGGAAGCAGCGAACGACGTGCACGATCGCGTCAACTTCCCGGATGTGGGCGAGGAATTTGTTGCCAAGGCCTTCGCCCTTGCTCGCGCCCTTCACGATGCCGGCGATATCGATGAATTCGAATGCCGTCGGTACCGTTTTGTTCGGTACAACGAGCTCCGTCAATTTATCCAGCCGCTCGTCCGGCACTTCGACGACGCCTACGTTCGGATCGATCGTGCAAAACGGATAATTCGCGGACTCCGCGCCCGCTTGCGTAATTGCATTAAATAAAGTCGATTTGCCCACGTTCGGCAGACCCACGATTCCAGCTTTCAAAGCCATTGCAAGACACCCCTGTTCCCGTATTAAACAATCTCATGACATTATACATGAAGGGGGGGAAATAAAAAAGGCAACCCCGCGGAATATCGGCCCGCAAACGCTGTTCCTGCATGCGTCCCCCGCGATCCGAACATACTACATGCGTGCGACCATCCCCAGGAGGTGTATCCGGTATGGAAAACAAGACACATGAAGGCAACTACAAAGGCACGACCCATATGAAAGCGAAAAATCAGGACATGGCCTTCGTCAACGATAACGTCGAGGACGCGAAGTCCGTCACGAACATCGCGAACAAGAACAAGAAAACCGACCGGTAATCAGCTTCCGCCGTTATTCGTCCCCGCATCGCGTCGCGTTAGATGACTGCGGAGCGGAATCAACAAGAAACACGAAGACTCGCTGACAAACAGGGGTGCCTGCAAACCTTCGATGGCATGCGGGACACCCCATTTTTTGAGCATTATCCGCTGAAGCGGCCGCTCGTGCATTAATGCCCTGAGCCAGTGTAGATCTGAATGGCGTCTCTTAGGAATTCGGCCGTACCCGGCTGCTTGGCATCGTAATACGCCATGAACCTCGGATCGTCCACGTACATCTGCGCCAGATTTGCGTGAGCTTCCTTGCTGTACTGCGGCCAGTAGAACGAGAGCCACTGCCGGTGCAGGTCCGCCGCCTTCTGCGCCAGTTCACCCGCTGGATCCCCCGTCTTGAACGCCTCTGCAAGCGTATCCGTCACCTCCTGTGTCAGCAACGTTAGACGTTCGTGTTCTTCCTGCGTCATGTTCTTCAGCTTGGCATTCGACTTGTTCATGGTGTCGTCGCCGTACTTCTCCCGCGCTTCCTTGCCGTACTTCTGCTCGTTCTCGTCGATCATGCGCTGCTTGAACCCCTCAAACTTCTCTTTATCGCTCATTCGGATTCTCCCTTCAGCCGACGCGATCGTTTTGTCCACGTTCGCAATCAGCGCATCCAGTTGGTTTCGTTTGTCGAGAAGTTGCTGACGGTGCCGCTGCAGCGCCTTGGCGCCGTCGAAGGACGGGTCAGACAGGATGGCGCCAATGCTGTCCAGACCAAAGCCAAGCTCGCGGTAAAACAGAATCTGCTGGAGCCGGTCGACCTCGGCCTGACCGTAGATTCGGTATCCCGATCCATTTACTCTTGCCGGCTTAAGAAGGCCGATCTCATCGTAGAACCGCAGCGTCCTCGTGCTGATGCCCGCAAGCCTGCCCAGCTTCTGCACCGTATATTCCATTTCTTCACCTCCCGACAACCTCACTCTACACCTTCACGTAACGGAAATGTCAAACCCAAATTTATAGGCAGCCCGCGGGATCGCGATATTCGCACACTGAACACACAATAGACCAAACCGCTGATTCAGCAGTTTGGTCTATTGGCATTAAACCTTATTCATGAGCCTATGATTACCAGCCGATGTCATCGCGTGCTGCAGCTTTTTCAGATACATATTGGGCCATTGCCTCTACGCCTGCAGCTTTAAACTTGTCTTGAATGCCATGCAAAATCTTCAGCGCATCGTCATCCGATTTCGCGTAGCAAGCTTTGCGGAATTCCTCGTCAAAGTTCAAGCTTGCTGTTTTATCCCGGAAATCATTGTATTGCGGCCAATCTCTTTCCAGGTAAGTCGCGCTGACCTTGTCGATAATTTGAATTGGCAGTCTCTTCGAGAAGCTTGCCTCCAATTTCTCCCACTGCGTCTTTTGGTCATCCGGAATCGGCCAAGTGACTTCAGAAGAGAACGCACCCTGGAAGCTGCCAGAGAGATAGTTGAGACCTTCGTCGCGTTTTACGTCCGTATTCTCGTCAAACTTCTTTTTCATGTCCGGAATCCATTGCGGCTTTCCGTCCACCATAGTGTAATCCTTGCCTTCAATTCCCCAGTATGCGAGCAAACGGCCTTCGTCGCTGTTAGCATAATCGATTAAACGCAGCGCCGCATCCGGGTCTTTGATCTTCGCGCTCAAGAAGAGAACCGGGAATCCGGAGCGACCTGGCTTCTCTACCTGGGTCACAATGTTACCGCTCTTGTTCTTCATCGGTCCAAGCAATTCGTACTGCATTTCCGGGTTCGTTTTATAAAGCGTGTTTTGCAATTGCCCCATCATGCTTTGAGCGCCGAATACAGCCAGCTTGCCTGTAGCGAGCTTCTCATTAGCCGTTGTATCGGTATTGCTGAATGCCTCGGGATCGAACAAGCCGTTTGAGATCAACTTTCTCATGTACAGCAGGCGAGCTTCCTGATCCTTGGATTGCGTCCAGTGGATGAGCTTCCCGTCTTCTTGACGGAAATCGGAAATGTTGTAATCCGACCATCCGGACAGGAACTGGCTGTAGTCCCATCCGTTGTGCATCGTGCCGGAAGGAATGACCGGCTTACCGCTAATATCCTTGAAACTGCCGTTCTTGATCTTCGTCAGCAGATCAAGCACTTTATCTTGCGTGTCGATGTCAGCCGCATTTACATTCAAGGCCTTCAGAATATCGCCGCGGGCATAGAGGCCATAGTTCCAGTTATGGATGCTTTCAGGCGTGCCGTCCGGCGTCTGCATTGGAATGACATAGTGCTTGCCTTCCATATCGGGACTATTCAACTCGAATTCAGCGAAGTCCTTTGCAACACCTTGCGTCATCAGTTTCTTCACGTTTGGATATTTATCGAGATAAGGGGTCAAATCGAGCAGCTGACCTTCCAGTGCAGCTTTCTTGATGACTTGTCCTTCTCCGCCTGTCGTCGACCAGAAAGGCGCGTTCACGATGTCCGGAACCGTATCGGAAGCGAAGATGGTGTTCAGTTTTTCGACTTCGCTTGTCGTAATTGATTCCAGCTTTAACGTTACGCCGGTTTTCTCTCTAAGCTTCTGAGCCACTGGATTGTTCTCCTGATCCTGCGGGAAACCCGCTCCGCCGCCGTTCCAGGCGCTCAGGAAGGATAACGTAACCGGCTTAAGCGCATCGGAGCCGTTGTCTCCCGCGTTACCGGTGTTCGCTGTGTTCCCTTTATTCCCAGTGTTACCAGTTGTCGAGCCCGGGTCGTTGTTCCCCCCGTTTCCGCCGCATGCCGTCACCGTCAGTGCGAGCAGCGGGATAGCAAGTGTCAAACTAAGAGAACTTTTCAATCTGCTCTTACGCATTTGACAAACCCCTTTCGTTTGCTAATTTTTTATATATAAAAGGCTGTGCCTCTTATACTCGGACTACTCCTTGAGGGAACCTACCAGTACGCCTTTTACGAAGTATTTCTGAAGGAACGGATACACACAGATGATCG encodes:
- the spoIIR gene encoding stage II sporulation protein R, which translates into the protein MIRTYSRFPYRPVYGYVLLIAAILLMSWESQRADAAIAGGSIPAESIRLRILANSDSASDQAVKREVRDAVVAEMNKWVTGPQTIVEARSTIRSHMSDIEAIIAAKLQARGFQYGYHAELGIVPFPTKIYGTQVYPAGNYEALRITLGAGAGQNWWCVLFPPLCFVDAVSGEASTPAASAATAAAVKAGDKQTDSGAKTANVSKPSASVSKSAAAVQPAKAEQESTPKQPEVKFFLWELIKSIFSFFKHLF
- a CDS encoding MDR family MFS transporter, which codes for MQSSEPQKQIRILPIMIAVFFGSFVSVLNVSTINIAIPVLTNQFHTELSTVQWTLTGFLLAMGTFAPITGYFGERFSYKRLFIFAMSGFTLTSVLCALAWNAESLIAFRILQGAFTGMVSPITMAIVYQIIPREKQAMAISFWAASAMLAPALGPTYAGWLLDNMSWQWLFWFNVPIAVAGIALIMAYIPYYRLNVPKKFDLIGFITVIISSSTLLVALSHGREWGWSSWQTLTLFICGIVFLILFIWRELTAETPLLNLRVLAISRYSIALVVSSIITISLYSGTFLTPVFLQNIQQVTPLETGLILLPASLAMALMMPFVGKLYTLTSPRVLLSIGILLMAAGTLPLSWLSVDISHKYIVFCMVIRNIGISFSMMPASNAGMQAVPKHLSGHASSLNNWVRNVFGSFSIAVFTSLLSSRAVHHAQDFVKAGVKDQAHIRVMSFTMSVNDVYFIAMLIVLVALPVCLFLPRLKPQEEKLEKAA
- a CDS encoding MerR family transcriptional regulator — its product is MEYTVQKLGRLAGISTRTLRFYDEIGLLKPARVNGSGYRIYGQAEVDRLQQILFYRELGFGLDSIGAILSDPSFDGAKALQRHRQQLLDKRNQLDALIANVDKTIASAEGRIRMSDKEKFEGFKQRMIDENEQKYGKEAREKYGDDTMNKSNAKLKNMTQEEHERLTLLTQEVTDTLAEAFKTGDPAGELAQKAADLHRQWLSFYWPQYSKEAHANLAQMYVDDPRFMAYYDAKQPGTAEFLRDAIQIYTGSGH
- the ychF gene encoding redox-regulated ATPase YchF translates to MALKAGIVGLPNVGKSTLFNAITQAGAESANYPFCTIDPNVGVVEVPDERLDKLTELVVPNKTVPTAFEFIDIAGIVKGASKGEGLGNKFLAHIREVDAIVHVVRCFQDDNITHVTGKVDPIGDINTINLELILADIDSVDRKIERSRKNLKGGDKKVVQEVETLERIKEALYNDQPARSLELSEEEKAIVRDLHLLTMKPVLYAANVSEGEAANSDGNSFVDLVREFAKAEGAEVVPISAKVESEIAELEGEDKEMFLAELGLTESGLNRLIRAAYKLLGLYTYFTAGVQEVRAWTIRQGMKAPQAAGVIHTDFERGFIRAEVVSYDDLMAAGSMNAAKERGQLRLEGKEYVVQDGDVMHFRFNV
- a CDS encoding ABC transporter substrate-binding protein, producing MRKSRLKSSLSLTLAIPLLALTVTACGGNGGNNDPGSTTGNTGNKGNTANTGNAGDNGSDALKPVTLSFLSAWNGGGAGFPQDQENNPVAQKLREKTGVTLKLESITTSEVEKLNTIFASDTVPDIVNAPFWSTTGGEGQVIKKAALEGQLLDLTPYLDKYPNVKKLMTQGVAKDFAEFELNSPDMEGKHYVIPMQTPDGTPESIHNWNYGLYARGDILKALNVNAADIDTQDKVLDLLTKIKNGSFKDISGKPVIPSGTMHNGWDYSQFLSGWSDYNISDFRQEDGKLIHWTQSKDQEARLLYMRKLISNGLFDPEAFSNTDTTANEKLATGKLAVFGAQSMMGQLQNTLYKTNPEMQYELLGPMKNKSGNIVTQVEKPGRSGFPVLFLSAKIKDPDAALRLIDYANSDEGRLLAYWGIEGKDYTMVDGKPQWIPDMKKKFDENTDVKRDEGLNYLSGSFQGAFSSEVTWPIPDDQKTQWEKLEASFSKRLPIQIIDKVSATYLERDWPQYNDFRDKTASLNFDEEFRKACYAKSDDDALKILHGIQDKFKAAGVEAMAQYVSEKAAARDDIGW
- the prfA gene encoding peptide chain release factor 1 → MLDRLQALADRYEKLSELLCDPDVASDPKRLRDFSKEQSDLQPVYEAYTEYKQVSEQLDDAKVMQNEKLDDEMREMVKMEIDELSTRKTELEEVIQVLLLPKDPNDDKNVIVEIRGAAGGDEAALFASDLYRMYMKFADTQGWRIELMEASESDLGGFKEVIFMVTGKGAYSKLKFESGAHRVQRIPVTESGGRIHTSTSTVAVMPEVEEVEIEILDKDIRVDTYCSSGAGGQSVNTTKSAVRVLHVPTGIMAQCQDGKSQNENKAKALQVLRARISDLRRQEEEAKYAGERKSKVGTGDRSERIRTYNYPQSRVTDHRIGLTLHKLDSVLNGDMGEIINALTLTAQTELMERENLA
- a CDS encoding manganese efflux pump; this translates as MLEAGMDTGQLLTLIIIAVALGMDAFSLGVGIGLKGIRMLEILKLSAIIAIFHIIMPLMGIFMGNYVGALLGSVATSAAGGLLLLLGGHMIYSSLRGEAAQSINHRSSWGMLIFALSVSIDSFSVGISLGMFAVDMLLAVLLFGFAGGLMSIIGLLIGRRVRSSLGEYGEAVGGVILLTFGLLILF
- the prmC gene encoding peptide chain release factor N(5)-glutamine methyltransferase — its product is MAEHKNIGIGAAGPPQPLTIGEACVRAASLLKARGIMEPRNNAELLLLHVLGLDRAALLRDWTEPFPPEQLAVWEALIARKAAGEPVQYLIGEQWFYGLPYTVTPAVLIPRPETELLVEAVLEAADRLWPEAAGTAADGNGVLPLGGAAGASSMRGAAAAGERTVPTVVDVGTGSGAIGVTLAALRPGWRVCASDLSPDALEVARANAARHDAAARMTFVQGDLLGPFAQPRPGAHDGGAGGVAGLRIDVLVSNPPYIPAGDIAGLQPEVRDHEPRLALDGGDDGLTPYRRMAEQLALLSAMPRIVGFELGIGQAEAVADLLRGIGAWREVRIITDYAGIDRHVLAVE
- a CDS encoding L-threonylcarbamoyladenylate synthase, giving the protein MKIPVRNTTNWHVDSHSPDREQLKPAAERLKSGGTVAFPTETVYGLGADARRTEAVERIFEAKGRPSDNPLIVHIADRAQLAELTEPLATEAAAQLAGRLMDRFWPGPLTFVLPVKPGAVSPRVTAGLDTVAVRMPAHPVALALIAASGCPLAAPSANRSGRPSPTLASHVRDDLDGRIDGIVDGGAAGVGLESTVVEIVDGGTVRMLRPGGVTAEALREAGAEVVYDAVAAPESSSNAADAQAPRSPGMKYAHYAPQGLMQLVKGDAEAVSAWIGAQVREARKNGERTGVLAFAEHAARYDADCVLVVGSLARLDSVAHGLYASLREFDAQGIQRIWAETCPEQGIGHALMNRLAKAAGHAVIEV